In Planctomycetia bacterium, one DNA window encodes the following:
- a CDS encoding Rho termination factor N-terminal domain-containing protein: MTAETLNSYSAKDLAEMAKNRRVPGWHSMRKDQLIKALLKAVRLKANKSKAQTAVRSTATQSRTSTSRTSPSRTTPLRTAAASKPLQPAQAPAARTNGTSGIAANGSARNGSSTNGATHTTNVQNGVASRAPVAGRPIATSKPAASQPNAKTAASTTAHVTRPAIARPAPAPRRPAPAPQPPSEGA; the protein is encoded by the coding sequence ATGACCGCCGAAACTCTCAATAGCTATAGCGCCAAAGACCTAGCCGAAATGGCGAAGAATCGCCGTGTCCCCGGCTGGCATTCGATGCGCAAAGACCAACTGATCAAGGCGCTGCTCAAAGCAGTTCGCCTAAAGGCCAACAAGTCGAAGGCGCAGACCGCGGTTCGCTCGACGGCAACGCAGTCGCGAACATCGACTTCACGCACGTCGCCTTCGCGAACCACACCCTTGCGAACGGCTGCCGCGAGCAAGCCCCTGCAGCCGGCGCAAGCCCCCGCCGCACGCACGAACGGCACTTCCGGCATCGCTGCCAACGGCTCGGCTCGCAACGGTTCTTCCACCAACGGCGCAACGCACACGACGAACGTGCAGAACGGCGTCGCCTCGCGAGCCCCCGTCGCCGGCCGACCGATCGCGACCTCGAAGCCTGCGGCCTCGCAGCCGAACGCTAAGACCGCGGCTTCCACGACGGCTCACGTGACGCGCCCCGCCATCGCTCGCCCCGCGCCTGCCCCGCGTCGTCCGGCACCGGCTCCGCAGCCCCCTTCGGAAGGCGCCTAG